In Lujinxingia vulgaris, the following are encoded in one genomic region:
- the clpP gene encoding ATP-dependent Clp endopeptidase proteolytic subunit ClpP, which produces MRRNVKQYHEERVMAFIPNVVEQTHRGERGWDIFSRLLKDRIIFLGTQVNDQIANSIIAQLLFLESDDPEKEISLYINSPGGSVTAGLAIYDTMQYVKAPVTTICLGQAASMGAVLLAAGEPGRRFSLPNSRILIHQPLMGGLSGQATDIDIQAREILKLRETLNGILARHTGQSLENIERDTDRDFFMSAEDAREYGLVDEVISPRAKQDQPEK; this is translated from the coding sequence GTGCGTCGAAACGTTAAGCAGTACCACGAGGAGCGAGTCATGGCCTTTATCCCCAACGTCGTCGAACAAACCCACCGCGGAGAGCGTGGCTGGGACATCTTCAGTCGACTGCTCAAAGACCGGATTATCTTTCTGGGTACTCAGGTCAACGATCAGATCGCCAACTCCATCATCGCCCAGTTGCTCTTTCTGGAGAGCGATGATCCCGAAAAGGAGATCTCGCTCTACATCAACTCCCCGGGCGGGAGTGTGACGGCGGGGTTGGCGATCTACGACACCATGCAGTACGTCAAAGCGCCGGTGACCACGATCTGTCTGGGGCAGGCCGCCTCGATGGGCGCGGTGCTGCTGGCGGCCGGCGAGCCGGGGCGGCGCTTTAGCCTGCCCAACTCGCGGATCTTGATTCACCAGCCTCTGATGGGGGGCTTGAGTGGTCAGGCGACCGACATTGATATTCAGGCCCGCGAGATCTTGAAGTTGCGCGAGACGCTCAACGGGATCCTGGCTCGCCACACCGGCCAGAGCCTGGAGAATATTGAGCGCGATACCGATCGCGACTTCTTCATGAGCGCCGAAGACGCCCGGGAGTACGGGCTTGTCGATGAGGTGATCAGCCCGCGGGCCAAGCAGGATCAGCCCGAGAAGTAA
- the clpX gene encoding ATP-dependent Clp protease ATP-binding subunit ClpX, translated as MAKKGSGGHANLCCSFCGKSQRDVQKLIAGPTVYICDECIGLCGDIIDQEVEREGRSSGIANVPKPIEIKEILDQYVIGQEKAKRNLAVAVHNHYKRIDSVVDSDGVELQKSNILLIGPTGSGKTLLAQTLARILDVPFTIADATSLTEAGYVGEDVENIIVNLLQAADGDVEKASRGIIYIDEIDKISRKGENPSITRDVSGEGVQQALLKIIEGTVASVPPKGGRKHPQQDFLQIDTTNILFICGGAFSGLEQIIAQRVGDKRMGFGGDISKVDDRSASELFATLQPEDLMRFGLIPEFVGRVPVIATLEELDEEALVEILTSPKNALVKQYRKLFRIDGVQVEFEPDALRSVARAALAHKTGARGLRSILETLMMDLMYDLPDREDVKELTITDEMVNRASGAQIQLDPTTAESA; from the coding sequence ATGGCGAAGAAAGGCAGCGGCGGTCACGCCAACTTGTGCTGTTCGTTCTGCGGGAAGAGTCAGCGCGACGTGCAGAAGCTGATTGCCGGCCCCACCGTCTACATCTGCGATGAATGCATCGGGCTGTGCGGCGACATCATCGACCAGGAGGTCGAGCGAGAGGGCCGCTCCAGCGGCATCGCCAACGTGCCCAAGCCTATCGAGATCAAAGAGATCCTCGATCAGTATGTGATCGGCCAGGAGAAGGCCAAGCGCAACCTGGCGGTGGCCGTGCACAACCATTACAAGCGCATCGACAGCGTCGTCGACAGCGATGGGGTGGAGCTGCAGAAGTCGAACATTCTGCTCATCGGCCCCACCGGCAGCGGTAAGACGCTGCTGGCGCAGACGCTGGCGCGCATCCTGGATGTGCCCTTCACCATCGCGGACGCGACCAGCCTCACCGAGGCCGGTTATGTTGGCGAGGATGTGGAGAACATCATCGTGAACCTGCTTCAGGCCGCCGATGGCGACGTGGAGAAGGCCAGCCGCGGGATCATCTACATCGATGAGATCGATAAGATCTCGCGCAAGGGCGAGAACCCCTCGATCACGCGCGACGTCTCCGGTGAAGGTGTGCAGCAGGCGCTTTTGAAGATCATCGAGGGCACGGTGGCGTCTGTGCCGCCCAAGGGTGGGCGTAAGCATCCGCAGCAGGACTTTTTGCAGATCGACACCACCAACATCCTCTTTATCTGCGGCGGTGCCTTCTCGGGGCTGGAGCAGATCATCGCGCAGCGTGTGGGCGATAAGCGCATGGGCTTTGGCGGCGACATCAGCAAGGTCGACGATCGCTCCGCCAGCGAGCTCTTTGCCACCCTGCAGCCCGAAGATCTGATGCGCTTTGGTCTGATCCCCGAGTTTGTGGGCCGCGTGCCGGTGATCGCCACCCTGGAAGAGCTCGATGAGGAGGCCCTCGTCGAGATCCTCACCTCGCCGAAGAACGCGCTGGTCAAGCAGTACCGCAAGCTCTTCCGCATCGATGGTGTGCAGGTGGAGTTCGAGCCCGACGCGTTGCGCTCGGTGGCGCGTGCCGCCCTGGCGCATAAGACCGGGGCCCGCGGGCTGCGTTCGATCCTTGAGACCTTGATGATGGATCTTATGTACGATCTGCCCGATCGCGAAGACGTTAAAGAGCTCACGATCACCGATGAGATGGTCAACCGGGCAAGCGGCGCACAGATTCAACTTGACCCCACGACGGCCGAGTCGGCCTGA